Proteins co-encoded in one Arachis hypogaea cultivar Tifrunner chromosome 11, arahy.Tifrunner.gnm2.J5K5, whole genome shotgun sequence genomic window:
- the LOC112719849 gene encoding uncharacterized protein: MSIMERRRSIRIIALEEKKKEEKERKMALVLEKRNNSHNKGKGIIINEGNDMNSSDDDDDDDEQSVLFKEVQPVHIGSSSRTNVTSTMPEKQILQSLLDVLQREDLNELFAQPANLDMVENHSPIIKQPMDFGTMRAKLHEDLYTTFEQFKLDMFLMCSNAMNTNPANSSQYKVAKTISVRAKRLFEDLNAEENDEWENFPNKRRSIRKSRGGQPRTPRNAGVSKPIVTERNNNAAVSQEDNRDTYSPPTLSSNSSLFKEYLEANKSNIHLIQDPSNYKESLQMFVEDLGPIAKKVAAKKLEPLSLQQQKNVDNNYHDAPPGFSHPLMNPPTPLPRPDNITVINTNASRNVSINNNNNRPVNIENKWNERAASILAEIFVKKDKQPESDNVKGKIGNVFPLLTRPFQEGTSQNNVSTIVRPTIVRPTIVIPNAKKESNFRASGSSNTSKPSLLASPRPWQQSFFGPRVSNWSFPRNNNLIRSHATHFSNVPNTIGPMSFQAMLMGSPNMDLKHLLGPSTSNTIGPMSFQAMLMGSPSMDLKHLLGPSTSSPQGVANNMGMQQNYQIAPIQVPPKQEAGVSCSLSIGGLNYNEEGVGGVGVDQREEATTLHLLWDNDPYTNLSL; this comes from the exons ATGTCCATCATGG AGAGAAGAAGGAGTATCAGAATTATTGCtctagaagagaagaagaaagaagaaaaagaaagaaagatggcACTGGTATTAGAAAAAAGGAACAATTCTCACAACAAAGGTAAAGGAATTATAATCAATGAAGGGAATGACATGAATtcaagtgatgatgatgatgacgacgacgaGCAGAGTGTTCTATTTAAG GAAGTACAACCGGTACATATAGGAAGTTCTTCAAGAACAAATG TGACATCTACTATGCCAGAAAAACAAATACTTCAAAGTCTTCTTGATGTCTTACAAAg GGAAGATCTGAATGAGTTATTTGCACAGCCAGCTAATCTTGATATG GTTGAGAATCACTCCCCAATTATTAAGCAGCCAATGGATTTTGGTACCATGAGAGCCAAACTTCATGAGGATTTGTATACAACCTTTGAACAATTCaag CTTGATATGTTTCTAATGTGCTCCAATGCTATGAACACCAATCCTGCAAACTCAAGCCAATATAAAGTG GCTAAAACTATAAGCGTTCGTGCTAAGAGACTTTTTGAGGATCTAAATGCTGAAGAAAATGATGAGTGGGAAAATTTTCCCAACAAGAGAAGATCAATTAGAAAATCACGAGGTGGCCAACCTAGAACCCCACGAAATGCAGGTGTTTCTAAACCTATTG TGACAGAGAGAAACAATAATGCTGCTGTTTCTCAAGAAGACAATAGAGACACATATTCCCCTCCAACTCTAAGCAGCAACTCATCACTTTTCAAAGAATATTTGGAAGCTAACAAGTCAAATATTCAT TTGATTCAAGATCCTAGCAACTACAAAGAGAGTCTACAAATGTTTGTGGAAGATTTGGGACCAATAGCTAAAAAAGTTGCAGCCAAGAAACTAGAGCCCTTAAGCcttcaacaacaaaagaatgttGACAATAATTACCATGATGCCCCTCCCGGATTCAGCCACCCGCTAATGAATCCTCCTACTCCTCTTCCTCGTCCAGATAACATAACTGTCATCAACACCAACGCTAGTCGCAATGTTAgcatcaacaataacaacaatcgTCCGGTGAACATAGAGAACAAATGGAACGAGCGCGCCGCTTCTATCCTGGCCGAGATTTTTGTCAAGAAAGACAAACAACCAGAAAGCGACAACGTTAAGGGCAAAATTGGTAATGTGTTCCCTCTCCTTACAAGACCCTTTCAAGAGGGCACTAGCCAAAACAATGTAAGTACCATTGTTAGACCTACAATTGTGAGACCTACAATTGTGATCCCAAATGCTAAAAAGGAGTCAAATTTTAGGGCAAGTGGTAGTAGCAACACTTCAAAACCATCATTATTGGCCTCACCAAGACCATGGCAACAAAGCTTTTTTGGGCCTAGGGTTTCAAATTGGTCCTTTCCTAGGAACAACAACCTTATAAGATCACATGCCACACACTTCTCCAATGTACCAAACACAATTGGGCCTATGAGTTTCCAAGCTATGTTGATGGGTTCTCCAAACATGGATCTTAAACACCTGTTAGGCCCATCTACATCAAACACAATTGGGCCTATGAGTTTCCAAGCTATGTTGATGGGTTCACCAAGCATGGATCTTAAACACCTGTTAGGCCCATCTACATCATCCCCTCAAGGTGTTGCTAATAACATGGGAATGCAGCAAAATTACCAAATTGCCCCTATTCAGGTTCCACCTAAGCAAGAAGCAGGAGTTTCATGTTCACTCTCAATTGGTGGATTGAATTACAATGAAGAAGGAGTAGGAGGTGTTGGTGTGGACCAGCGAGAAGAAGCAACTACCCTGCATCTTCTTTGGGACAATGACCCATATACCAACTTGTCACTTTGA